The Alphaproteobacteria bacterium genome contains a region encoding:
- a CDS encoding tripartite tricarboxylate transporter substrate binding protein, protein MRLFRYVGILAWAVALLGSAASAIAQDFPTRPVRLVVAFPAGGPTDFVARLLADKAKGILGQSVLVENKSGANAAIGADYVAKSEPDGYTLFFTTISAVALNPHMRADLPYDPVRDFAPITRIVLTTEVLVVNANSPIKTAKELVELAREKNGGLPMASTGVGSLPHLALELFQQSAGVKVVHVPYRGAAPAVTDILGGQVMGAFLDLPVVMPQIIGGNLRALGTASAKRDEVLPELPTLDEQGYRDVYADNWYALYAPAKTPAPVIARLNSAFTAALKDPEVAKRLLAAGAVPAPNTPEEMSEILRSDLARWGKIIKDRGIKID, encoded by the coding sequence TTTCGGTACGTCGGCATTCTGGCATGGGCCGTGGCGCTGCTCGGATCGGCGGCAAGCGCGATCGCGCAGGACTTTCCCACCCGCCCTGTTCGCCTGGTCGTTGCCTTCCCGGCCGGCGGACCGACCGATTTCGTCGCGCGGCTGCTCGCCGACAAGGCGAAGGGCATCCTCGGGCAGAGCGTGCTTGTCGAAAACAAGTCGGGCGCCAACGCGGCGATCGGCGCCGATTACGTCGCGAAGTCGGAACCCGACGGCTACACGCTGTTCTTCACCACCATCAGCGCGGTCGCGCTGAACCCGCATATGCGTGCCGACCTGCCCTATGACCCGGTGCGCGATTTTGCGCCGATCACCCGCATCGTGCTGACCACGGAAGTGCTGGTGGTCAACGCGAATTCGCCGATCAAGACCGCGAAGGAGCTGGTCGAGCTTGCCAGGGAGAAGAACGGCGGCCTGCCGATGGCATCCACCGGCGTCGGCAGCCTGCCGCATCTGGCGCTCGAACTGTTCCAGCAGTCCGCGGGCGTGAAGGTCGTGCACGTGCCCTACCGTGGCGCGGCGCCGGCCGTCACCGACATCCTCGGCGGCCAAGTGATGGGCGCATTCCTCGACCTGCCGGTGGTCATGCCGCAGATCATCGGCGGCAACCTGCGCGCGCTCGGCACCGCATCCGCAAAGCGCGACGAAGTGTTGCCCGAGCTGCCGACCCTCGACGAGCAGGGCTATCGCGACGTCTACGCCGACAACTGGTACGCGCTCTATGCGCCGGCGAAAACGCCCGCGCCGGTGATCGCCAGGTTGAACAGTGCATTCACGGCGGCGCTGAAGGATCCCGAGGTGGCGAAGAGGCTGCTCGCCGCGGGCGCGGTCCCGGCGCCGAACACGCCGGAAGAGATGAGCGAGATTCTCAGGAGCGACCTTGCCCGCTGGGGCAAGATCATCAAGGACCGCGGCATCAAGATCGACTGA